One Ferrimicrobium sp. genomic region harbors:
- the hutU gene encoding urocanate hydratase, translating into MMGNRHDPDRSIKAPRGTELTCRSWLTEAPYRMIQNNLDIEVAEHPEDLVVYGGIGRAARDWESFDRILATLRTLGDDETLLVQSGKPVGVFPTHPDAPRVLIANSNLVPHWANWEHFDELDAKGLMMFGQMTAGSWIYIGSQGIVQGTYETFVAAAQTHFGGDPFGRWILTAGLGGMGGAQPLAATMAGFSMLAIECDPSRIELRIQTGYLQHRALSLEEAMGLLEQAKRSGHPTSVGLLGNAAEVIEEMVEHNIVPDLVTDQTSAHDPLRGYLPVGYSLDEWRRASDPTRLVTDAKHSMGRHIRAILGMVDRGAIAFDYGNNIRQGAYEAGVERAFEIPGFVPAYIRPLFCRGYGPFRWVALSGDPEDIYATDAKVKELVDDDPHLHHWLDMAREQIKFQGLPARICWLGLRDRARVGRAFNAMVASGELRAPIVIGRDHLDTGSVASPHRETEAMRDGSDAVSDWPLLNAMLNVAGGATWVSLHHGGGVGMGYSQHAGQVIVCDGSAEADRRLARVLFNDPGTGVMRHADAGYDEAIEEARARGLKLPSVGA; encoded by the coding sequence CTGATGGGAAATCGACACGATCCAGACCGATCGATCAAGGCACCGAGAGGAACAGAGCTGACCTGTCGGAGTTGGCTCACTGAGGCACCGTACCGAATGATCCAAAACAACCTTGATATTGAGGTAGCGGAACATCCGGAGGATCTTGTTGTCTATGGCGGTATCGGACGAGCGGCGAGGGACTGGGAATCCTTCGATCGGATCCTCGCCACCTTGCGTACATTGGGTGATGACGAGACGCTTCTTGTACAGAGTGGTAAGCCGGTGGGAGTGTTCCCTACCCATCCGGATGCGCCAAGGGTTTTGATTGCGAACTCGAATCTGGTCCCGCACTGGGCGAACTGGGAGCACTTCGATGAACTTGATGCCAAGGGTTTGATGATGTTCGGTCAGATGACGGCGGGAAGCTGGATCTATATCGGATCGCAAGGCATTGTTCAGGGAACATACGAGACCTTTGTCGCAGCAGCACAGACCCACTTTGGTGGCGACCCCTTTGGTCGTTGGATTCTTACGGCCGGTCTTGGTGGTATGGGAGGTGCCCAGCCGTTGGCGGCGACGATGGCCGGCTTCTCGATGCTGGCGATTGAGTGTGATCCAAGTCGTATCGAACTGCGCATACAGACGGGTTACCTCCAACATCGTGCGCTCTCGCTCGAGGAGGCGATGGGCCTCCTCGAGCAGGCGAAACGGTCGGGCCATCCCACCTCGGTCGGTCTTTTGGGCAATGCGGCCGAAGTGATCGAGGAGATGGTCGAGCACAACATCGTACCTGACCTGGTGACCGACCAGACGAGCGCTCATGACCCCCTTCGAGGTTACCTCCCAGTGGGTTATAGCCTCGATGAGTGGCGCCGTGCGAGTGATCCCACTCGGCTCGTGACCGATGCCAAGCACTCGATGGGACGGCATATCCGGGCCATCCTTGGAATGGTCGATCGGGGCGCGATCGCCTTTGACTACGGAAACAACATCCGCCAAGGTGCCTATGAGGCTGGCGTGGAACGTGCCTTCGAGATCCCTGGTTTTGTCCCCGCCTATATCCGACCACTGTTTTGCCGAGGGTATGGTCCATTTCGATGGGTGGCGCTCTCGGGTGATCCCGAGGATATCTATGCGACCGACGCCAAGGTCAAGGAGCTGGTCGATGACGACCCGCATCTCCACCACTGGCTTGATATGGCCAGAGAACAGATCAAGTTTCAAGGATTGCCGGCAAGGATCTGTTGGCTAGGCCTGCGAGACCGAGCACGGGTAGGACGAGCCTTTAATGCGATGGTGGCCAGTGGCGAACTGCGAGCGCCGATCGTGATTGGACGAGATCACCTCGACACCGGCTCGGTAGCGAGTCCTCATCGTGAGACCGAGGCGATGCGTGACGGCTCCGATGCGGTCTCTGATTGGCCACTCCTGAATGCGATGCTCAACGTTGCGGGCGGTGCGACCTGGGTATCGCTGCACCACGGTGGAGGGGTTGGGATGGGGTACTCCCAGCACGCCGGTCAAGTCATCGTCTGCGACGGCTCCGCCGAAGCGGATCGTCGCCTGGCTCGGGTTCTCTTTAACGATCCAGGTACGGGTGTGATGCGACACGCTGATGCGGGCTACGACGAGGCGATCGAGGAGGCCCGAGCACGGGGACTCAAACTCCCCTCTGTTGGTGCCTAG